The following proteins come from a genomic window of Crassostrea angulata isolate pt1a10 chromosome 1, ASM2561291v2, whole genome shotgun sequence:
- the LOC128175209 gene encoding uncharacterized protein LOC128175209 produces the protein MSLTNEKVVQIYKKHNGSMNGVHKEICQTLHIDSCQINKSSLHWKIKKIIKEFERLNKSISKKSIYEQYKRKEFKCPSKTNKEPASTCVPSETDTEKITTRTEQDIIISQLKKENIKLKEKIRGYRIKEINQKMKRTKEKVRKLEEKVNVYKRKEQQEKDNKVDKGVQCNTLNTYIEELKCEIDNLIAEKDDIVADEDDYVHVKKVLDFKENGKGCPYNYKLRNLYYFFRSRNIGVHHIGPVLEAVLDIFNISVNKLPSKSTASVLTSEMGVLSRCHLNEELLNSSNITMHRDATTKKGHHFYAVQISTGEKVLTAGVREVSDGKGETYVSATNEIFNDIVNNEREKDQIFNSVSCFMTDRSSTEQKVNNILCEDISHDVQSFKCSVHPLLQFSEVCLEEIFHIEKELNINFDGHTSSTKEPFTMFILRCVSKFFFKDGTGDPNISHLYFKSQGIDRIPLMNIRGNRFNVCFYNSAGTFFIHKLLLQYILSSKSSFNFVQNVIVLSLQNKCILTILRALGILCKLLTGPYWLKTMEVNNILSMGSVFKRFLHVLDLCAKEPILALRQKIRLFEGPELEDTVSEFLFTYPINDDLTCVFIKRLCVVLKTKVEKLFADFLKDGKYFNVQKNLDFKCSSCPTSNICVEQLMGQVDYHVQSSSMSSNNTVESKLLYVNNKTSEWFNNKSEEEKKKITVQTMKKNRTFMTLEKHRKQTLLRKHLTNLKEKQEDIKRKKKKKEDELDKVIDHIREEGLWDTESKIDSELQKFKTKKDRLSSLKKQINIHKKVFQISKQHKHLLNFSKKGKLFDEGTLRNNLLMLMNLRKENTETPVCETSFSPMDLLSREIVHTWSEDGEDVQWEGKILSHANGVFKVLYWNDKEKTDSSVFDLTEQEINKDIEDGNLFFKDAATRLDHSYI, from the exons ATGTCTTTGACCAATGAAAAGGTtgttcaaatatataaaaaacataatGGTTCCATGAATGGTGTCCATAAAGAAATCTGCCAAACTCTGCACATCGATTCgtgtcaaataaataaaagcagCTTACattggaaaatcaaaaaaattatcaaagaatTTGAAAGACTCAATAAATCTATAAGTAAGAAATCGATATATGAGCAATATAAGAGGAAAGAATTCAAATGTCCATCAAAAACCAATAAAGAACCAGCAAGCACATGTGTACCGTCAGAAACAGACactgaaaaaataacaacaagaaCTGAACAAGACATTATCATATCCCAGCTCAAGAAGGAAAATATTAAACTTAAGGAAAAAATCCGAGGCTAtagaattaaagaaattaaccaGAAAATGAAACGAACCAAAGAAAAGGTGAGGAAACTGGAAGAAAAAGTGAATGTATATAAGAGGAAGGAACAAcaagaaaaagataataaagtTGACAAAGGAGTTCAGTGCAACACTCTAAATACTTATATTGAAGAACTCAAATGTGAAATCGACAATCTGATCGCTGAAAAAGATGACATTGTAGCAGATGAAGatgattatgtacatgtaaagaaagttttagattttaaagaaaatggtaaaGGTTGtccatataattataaattaagaaatctatattatttttttagaagtagaaatattgGTGTTCACCATATTGGTCCTGTTTTAGAAGctgttttagatatttttaatataagtgTAAACAAATTACCAAGTAAGAGCACTGCGTCTGTTTTAACGAGTGAAATGGGTGTTTTAAGTAGATGTCATTTGAATGAAGAACTTTTAAACAGTAGTAACATTACAATGCATAGAGATGCAACTACAAAAAAAGGACATCATTTTTATGCAGTTCAAATTAGTACTGGGGAGAAAGTTTTGACAGCAGGTGTGAGAGAAGTGAGTGATGGGAAGGGAGAGACGTATGTGAGTGCTACCAATgagatttttaatgatattgtcAATAATGAGAGGGAGaaagatcaaatttttaattctgTTTCATGTTTTATGACAGATAGGAGTTCTACAGAACAGAaggttaacaatattttatgtgaagATATATCTCATGATGTTCAATCTTTTAAATGTTCAGTACATCCCCTTCTTCAATTTTCTGAGGTTTGTTTGGAAgaaatttttcatattgaaaaagagctaaatattaattttgatggACACACCAGCTCTACTAAAGAGCCATTTACCATGTTTATTTTAAGGTGtgtatccaaatttttttttaaagatggcaCTGGCGATCCAAACATttctcatttatattttaaaagccAGGGCATTGATAGAATTCCTTTAATGAATATAAGAGGAAATcgttttaatgtttgtttttataattctGCTGGTACTTTTTTTATACACAAACTTTTACTTCAATACATTTTATCATCAAAGAGTTCTTTTAATTTTGTCCagaatgttattgttttatcattacaaaacaaatgtattttaacaattttaagagCACTtggtattttatgtaaattattAACAGGACCATATTGGTTAAAAACAATGGAGGTgaacaatattttatcaatggggtcagtttttaaaagatttttacatgtattagattTATGTGCAAAAGAACCTATATTGGCTTTAAGACAGAAAATTAGACTATTTGAAGGACCAGAATTAGAAGATACTGtttctgaatttttatttacatatcctaTTAATGATGACTTAACATGTGTTTTTATCAAACGTTTATGTGTTGTGTTGAAAACCAAAGTAGAAAAACTAtttgctgattttttaaaagatggtaaatattttaatgtacaaaagAATTTAGATTTTAAGTGTTCATCCTGTCCcacaagcaatatttgtgtaGAACAGTTGATGGGACAGGTTGATTATCATGTACAATCATCCTCAATGTCATCAAATAATACTGTGGAAAGTAAACTATTATATGTTAACAACAAAACTTCAGAATGGTTCAATAACAAAAGTgaggaagagaaaaaaaaaatcactgtacAAACCATGAAAAAAAACAGAACATTTATGACCTTAGAGAAACACAGAAAACAGACTTTATTAAGGAAACACCTCACgaacttaaaagaaaaacaagaggacataaaaagaaagaagaagaaaaaagaagacGAACTTGACAAAGTCATAGACCACATCAGAGAAGAAGGACTGTGGGACACTGAAAGTAAAATTGATAGTGAACTCcaaaaatttaaaaccaaaaaagacAGATTGTCATCcttgaaaaaacaaattaacatccATAAGAAAGTATTTCAAATTAGTAAACaacataaacatttattaaattttagcaaaaaaggaaaactatttgacGAGGGAACACTGAGAAACAATCTGCTAATGTTAATGAATTTACGTAAAGAAAATACTGAAACACCTGTCTGCGAAACCTCCTTTTCTCCCATGGACCTGCTCAGTAGAGAGATTGTACATACCTGGTCCGAAGATGGCGAAGATGTTCAGTGGGAGGGGAAAATATTAAGCCATGCTAATGgagtttttaaa gtTTTGTATTGGAACGATAAAGAAAAGACAGACAGCAGTGTGTTTGACTTGACGgaacaagaaataaacaaagacATTGAGGACGgaaatttattctttaaag acgcAGCAACTAGATTGGATCATTCCTACATTTGA